One Syngnathoides biaculeatus isolate LvHL_M chromosome 4, ASM1980259v1, whole genome shotgun sequence DNA window includes the following coding sequences:
- the gapvd1 gene encoding GTPase-activating protein and VPS9 domain-containing protein 1 isoform X2, which translates to MVKPDIHTLAHHLKQERLYVASEKQLIQRLNSDVLKTAERLYRAAWIAKQQRINLDRLILTSVEASPAECCQHAKMLEDTQFVDGYKTLGFHETVYGEFLARLQENPRLVASCLVAGERLNQEHTQGVIHTVFTSLYGNCIMQEDESYLLQVLRYLVEFELKESDNPRRLLRRGTCAFSILFKLFSEGLYSAKLFLTATLHEPIMQLLVEDEDHLETDPGKVTERLTPVQQERFGEKGSEGYKQRVQAAVETNEAKLVALVNKFIGYLKQNTYCFPHSLRWIVSQMYKTLSCVEGLEVGEVRTMCTDLLLTCFICPAIVNPEQYGIISDAPINEVARFNLMQVGQLLQQLAMAEDDADPRRKSCLSKFDKSCVAAFLDVVIGGRAVETPPMSSMNLLEGLSRTAVYVTHHQLIALVDFVRSVMAGDHLREEEHIALETLLANVPQSQTGKSNSLELTPSNTPQLSPSSTPANKKNRLPIAAARSRSRTNIAQEGEAENSAQDSLQELMPEEVLVISLGNGPQTIPGMMSENEVLNSQMADAAQGDGHADDTKLHGKPDKTLRFSLCSDNLEGISEGPSNRSNSVSSLDLEGESVSELGAGPSGSNGVEALQLLEHEQATTQDNLDDKLRKFEIRDMMGLTEDRDISETVSETWSTDVLGSDFDPNVDEDRLQEIAGAAAENMLGSLLCLPGSGSVLLDPYGSTISETTSEAWSVEVLPSDSEAPDSKQEERLQELESCSGVGSTSDDTEVREVSSRPSTPGLSVVSGISATSEDIPNKIEDLRSECSSDFGGKDSVTSPDGEESGHGAHPLTSPASQTDSLLVMFDPLSCGEGSTTGTIVRPKVHYARPAHPPPDPPIPEASALGQDTRYPPSIPLSLAQAEYELNKQRHSFPDRLVRSRSSDVVCPGRRPTSDPGLNRRVAVEERDPAGAFALGPSSSPSKDSLKGEAEDRKDSDDEKSDRNRPWWKKRFVSAIPKAPIAAFRKRDKHEKDDIAPERIPQDDPLPRPSSQVQVAEDILDKYRNIKRTSPSDGATAGAPFEGAGDMCIEESVHGSPREDTLQNISTDDLPDSASQTAQQHGSKFSFSDAKKKLRLALCSADSVALPILTSVTTRNGLPDHMDPEDNEIVCFLKVQLAEAINLQDKNQMAQIQETTRCVSRFDPRTCRKLLAAIAEDYRKRAPYIAYLTRCRQGLQTSQAHLDRLLQRVLRDKEVANRYFTTVCVRLLLEHMESRMLDFIKAFQVCTAADDKTAAVEDFLRYLYGAMARDAIWQYASEDQLQDAQMAIERSVMNRIFKLAFYPNQDGDILRDQLFHEHIQRLSKVVTANHKALQIPEVYLKEAPWPSAQSEIKTINAYKTPRDKVQCILRMCSTIMNLLSLANEDSVPGADDFVPVLVFVLIRANPPCLLSTVQYINNFYASRLSGEECYWWMQFTAAVEFIKTIDDRK; encoded by the exons ATGGTAAAGCCAGACATCCATACTCTGGCCCATCACCTGAAGCAGGAGCGGCTTTACGTGGCATCGGAGAAGCAGCTGATCCAGAGACTTAACAGCGATGTCCTGAAGACAGCCGAGAGGCTATACCGGGCCGCCTGGATTGCCAAGCAACAGCGGATCAATCTCGATAGGCTCATTCTCACCAG CGTGGAAGCCTCTCCGGCTGAATGCTGCCAACATGCCAAAATGCTTGAAGACACGCAGTTTGTCGATGGCTACAAGACTCTGGGCTTCCATGAGACCGTCTATGGTGAGTTCCTGGCCCGGTTGCAGGAGAACCCAAGGCTGGTGGCATCCTGCCTCGTGGCAGGGGAAAGGCTGAACCAGGAGCACACTCAGGGGGTCATCCACACTGTCTTCACCTCACTTTATGGCAACTGCATCATGCAGGAGGACGAGAGCTACTTGTTACAG GTGTTGCGCTACCTAGTAGAGTTTGAGCTAAAAGAGAGCGACAACCCACGGCGGCTTCTGCGACGAGGCACATGTGCCTTCAGCATCCTTTTCAAGCTCTTCTCCGAGGGCCTGTACTCAGCCAAACTCTTCCTCACTGCCACCCTCCACGAACCCATCATGCAGTTGTTGGTGGAAGATGAGGACCACCTGGAGACAGACCCAGGCAAAGTGACTGAGCGCCTGACTCCAGTCCAGCAGGAGCGCTTTGGAGAGAAGGGCTCCGAGGGCTATAAGCAAAGAGTACAGGCAGCTGTTGAGACCAATGAAGCCAAGTTAGTTGCGCTGGTCAACAAGTTTATTGGTTATTTGAAGCAGAACACCTACTGCTTTCCCCATAGCCTGCGATGGATTGTGTCGCAGATGTACAAAACGTTGTCATGTGTGGAAGGTCTTGAGGTGGGAGAGGTGCGCActatgtgtaccgacctcctgCTCACGTGCTTCATCTGTCCAGCAATCGTTAACCCGGAACAATATGGAATCATCTCAGACGCCCCCATTAATGAAGTGGCTCGCTTTAATTTAATGCAG gttggTCAGCTTTTGCAGCAGTTGGCAATGGCCGAAGACGATGCAGACCCTAGACGAAAAAGCTGCTTGTCCAAATTTGATAAA AGTTGCGTCGCAGCTTTTCTGGATGTGGTGATCGGTGGAAGAGCAGTTGAAACCCCACCTATGTCCTCGATGAACCTTCTTGAAGGTCTTAGCAGGACCGCAGTCTATGTGACGCATCACCAGCTGATCGCATTG GTGGACTTTGTGCGTAGTGTAATGGCTGGAGACCACCTACGCGAGGAGGAGCACATAGCCCTGGAAACACTGTTGGCCAACGTGCCCCAGTCACAAACGGGGAAGAGCAACAGTTTGGAACTCACTCCTTCCAACACCCCCCAGCTCTCACCTTCTAGCACTCCTGCTAATAAGAAGAACAGACTCCCCATAG CAGCTGCTCGGAGCCGCAGCCGTACCAACATAGCCCAGGAGGGGGAGGCAGAGAATAGCGCCCAGGACTCGCTGCAGGAGCTGATGCCAGAAGAGGTGCTGGTGATCTCGttaggaaatggtcctcagaccATCCCTGGAATGATGTCAGAGAATGAG GTTTTGAACTCGCAGATGGCCGACGCCGCCCAAGGTGACGGCCACGCGGACGACACGAAGCTGCATGGGAAACCGGACAAAACGCTGCGCTTCTCACTCTGTAGTGACAACTTGGAAGGCATTTCTGAGG GTCCGTCGAATCGTTCTAATTCAGTATCGTCTCTTGACCTGGAGGGCGAGTCCGTTTCCGAGCTGGGAGCAGGACCTTCGGGGAGCAACGGAGTGGAGGCTCTCCAGCTTTTGGAGCACGAACAAG CCACCACTCAGGACAACTTGGATGACAAACTGCGCAAGTTCGAGATCCGAGATATGATGGGCTTGACAGAGGATCGGGACATCTCGGAGACGGTCAGTGAGACCTGGAGCACCGACGTGCTCGGCAGTGACTTTGACCCCAACGTGGATGAAGATAGGTTGCAGGAGATTGCAG GGGCAGCTGCGGAGAACATGCTCGGCAGCCTGCTGTGCCTCCCGGGATCAGGCTCAGTGCTGCTGGACCCCTACGGCTCCACAATCTCAGAGACCACAAGCGAGGCGTGGAGCGTGGAGGTCCTGCCAAGTGATTCAG AAGCCCCAGATTCGAAACAGGAGGAGCGGCTACAGGAGCTGGAGAGCTGCTCAGGGGTTGGCAGCACCTCGGACGACACTGAAGTCCGTGAGGTCAGCTCGAGACCGAGCACTCCTGGCCTCAGCGTCGTCTCAG GTATCAGTGCAACCTCAGAAGACATCCCCAACAAGATAGAGGATCTGCGCTCAGAGTGCAGCTCAGACTTTGGAGGGAAGGACTCTGTAACCAGTCCAGATGGGGAGGAGTCAGGCCATG GAGCGCACCCACTGACTTCACCAGCCTCACAAACTGATTCCTTATTGGTCATGTTTGATCCCCTCTCCTGTGGTGAAG GTTCCACCACTGGGACAATAGTGAGGCCCAAAGTGCACTATGCCAGGCCTGCTCACCCACCCCCGGATCCCCCCATCCCTGAAGCCAGCGCCTTGGGGCAGGATACGCGCTACCCTCCCAGCATTCCCCTCAGCCTGGCTCAGGCCGAGTATGAGCTCAACAAGCAGCGCCACTCCTTCCCTGATCGACTGGTCCGTAGTCGCAGCTCTGACGTCGTGTGCCCGGGCCGTCGACCCACGAGCGACCCTGGGCTGAATCGCCGTGTGGCGGTTGAGGAGCGTGACCCTGCCGGAGCCTTCGCTTTGGGGCCATCCTCGTCGCCCAGCAAGGACTCCTTGAAAGGAGAG GCTGAGGACAGAAAAGACAGCGATGATGAGAAGTCCGACCGTAACAGGCCATGGTGGAAGAAGCGTTTCGTTTCGGCCATTCCAAAAG CTCCTATAGCTGCATTTAGGAAACGAGACAAGCATGAGAAAGATGATATTGCACCGGAGCGAATCCCACAAG atgaccCTTTGCCCAGACCAAGCTCCCAAGTCCAGGTAGCTGAAGACATCCTGGACAAGTACCGAAACATAAAAAGAACCAGCCCGAGTGATGGCGCCACAGCAGGAGCACCTTTTGAGGGCGCTGGAG ATATGTGTATTGAGGAAAGTGTTCACGGCTCTCCAAGAGAAGATACTCTGCAGAACATTTCTACCGACGACCTCCCAGATTCAGCCAGCCAGACGGCCCAGCAGCATGGCTCAAAGTTTTCTTTCAG TGATGCCAAGAAAAAGTTGCGGTTGGCTTTGTGCTCTGCAGACTCAGTGGCTCTGCCTATCCTGACGTCTGTAACCACTAGAAATGGTTTGCCTGACCACATGGACCCAgaag ACAATGAGATCGTGTGCTTCCTGAAGGTCCAGTTAGCAGAGGCCATTAACCTCCAGGACAAGAACCAGATGGCCCAGATCCAGGAGACTACACGTTGCGTCAGCCGTTTTGACCCTCGCACCTGCAGGAAGCTGCTTGCTGCCATCGCGGAGGATTACAG AAAACGGGCTCCTTACATTGCCTATTTAACGAGGTGCCGCCAGGGCCTGCAGACCTCTCAGGCCCATCTGGATCGGCTCCTCCAGAGAGTTCTGAGGGACAAAGAGGTAGCCAACCGCTATTTCACCACAGTCTGTGTTCGCCTCCTTCTTGAGCATATGGAGTCCAGGATGCTCGACTTCATCAAGG CATTCCAAGTGTGCACAGCAGCAGATGACAAGACTGCAGCGGTGGAGGATTTTCTGCGCTACTTGTACGGCGCCATGGCCCGTGATGCCATTTGGCAGTATGCGAGCGAGGACCAGCTGCAGGACGCCCAGATGGCCATCGAGCGCAGCGTTATGAACCGCATCTTCAAGCTGGCCTTTTACCCCAACCAGGATGGAGACATTCTCAGAGATCA GCTTTTCCATGAACATATCCAGCGGTTGTCCAAAGTAGTGACTGCGAATCATAAAGCACTTCAAATCCCAGAG GTCTACTTGAAGGAAGCTCCCTGGCCGTCTGCACAGTCCGAGATCAAGACCATCAATGCCTACAAAACACCCAGAGATAAAGTCCAGTGTATACTGCGCATGTGTTCCACCATCATGAACCTCCTCAGCCTGGCTAATGAAGACTCTGTCCCTGGAGCGGATGACTTTGTACCCGTTCTCGTCTTTGTGCTCATCAGG GCGAATCCGCCTTGCCTGCTGTCTACCGTTCAGTACATCAATAATTTCTACGCCAGCCGGCTGAGTGGGGAGGAGTGCTATTGGTGGATGCAGTTCACCGCGGCGGTGGAATTCATTAAGACCATCGACGATCGCAAGTGA
- the gapvd1 gene encoding GTPase-activating protein and VPS9 domain-containing protein 1 isoform X1, whose product MVKPDIHTLAHHLKQERLYVASEKQLIQRLNSDVLKTAERLYRAAWIAKQQRINLDRLILTSVEASPAECCQHAKMLEDTQFVDGYKTLGFHETVYGEFLARLQENPRLVASCLVAGERLNQEHTQGVIHTVFTSLYGNCIMQEDESYLLQVLRYLVEFELKESDNPRRLLRRGTCAFSILFKLFSEGLYSAKLFLTATLHEPIMQLLVEDEDHLETDPGKVTERLTPVQQERFGEKGSEGYKQRVQAAVETNEAKLVALVNKFIGYLKQNTYCFPHSLRWIVSQMYKTLSCVEGLEVGEVRTMCTDLLLTCFICPAIVNPEQYGIISDAPINEVARFNLMQVGQLLQQLAMAEDDADPRRKSCLSKFDKSCVAAFLDVVIGGRAVETPPMSSMNLLEGLSRTAVYVTHHQLIALVDFVRSVMAGDHLREEEHIALETLLANVPQSQTGKSNSLELTPSNTPQLSPSSTPANKKNRLPIAAAARSRSRTNIAQEGEAENSAQDSLQELMPEEVLVISLGNGPQTIPGMMSENEVLNSQMADAAQGDGHADDTKLHGKPDKTLRFSLCSDNLEGISEGPSNRSNSVSSLDLEGESVSELGAGPSGSNGVEALQLLEHEQATTQDNLDDKLRKFEIRDMMGLTEDRDISETVSETWSTDVLGSDFDPNVDEDRLQEIAGAAAENMLGSLLCLPGSGSVLLDPYGSTISETTSEAWSVEVLPSDSEAPDSKQEERLQELESCSGVGSTSDDTEVREVSSRPSTPGLSVVSGISATSEDIPNKIEDLRSECSSDFGGKDSVTSPDGEESGHGAHPLTSPASQTDSLLVMFDPLSCGEGSTTGTIVRPKVHYARPAHPPPDPPIPEASALGQDTRYPPSIPLSLAQAEYELNKQRHSFPDRLVRSRSSDVVCPGRRPTSDPGLNRRVAVEERDPAGAFALGPSSSPSKDSLKGEAEDRKDSDDEKSDRNRPWWKKRFVSAIPKAPIAAFRKRDKHEKDDIAPERIPQDDPLPRPSSQVQVAEDILDKYRNIKRTSPSDGATAGAPFEGAGDMCIEESVHGSPREDTLQNISTDDLPDSASQTAQQHGSKFSFSDAKKKLRLALCSADSVALPILTSVTTRNGLPDHMDPEDNEIVCFLKVQLAEAINLQDKNQMAQIQETTRCVSRFDPRTCRKLLAAIAEDYRKRAPYIAYLTRCRQGLQTSQAHLDRLLQRVLRDKEVANRYFTTVCVRLLLEHMESRMLDFIKAFQVCTAADDKTAAVEDFLRYLYGAMARDAIWQYASEDQLQDAQMAIERSVMNRIFKLAFYPNQDGDILRDQLFHEHIQRLSKVVTANHKALQIPEVYLKEAPWPSAQSEIKTINAYKTPRDKVQCILRMCSTIMNLLSLANEDSVPGADDFVPVLVFVLIRANPPCLLSTVQYINNFYASRLSGEECYWWMQFTAAVEFIKTIDDRK is encoded by the exons ATGGTAAAGCCAGACATCCATACTCTGGCCCATCACCTGAAGCAGGAGCGGCTTTACGTGGCATCGGAGAAGCAGCTGATCCAGAGACTTAACAGCGATGTCCTGAAGACAGCCGAGAGGCTATACCGGGCCGCCTGGATTGCCAAGCAACAGCGGATCAATCTCGATAGGCTCATTCTCACCAG CGTGGAAGCCTCTCCGGCTGAATGCTGCCAACATGCCAAAATGCTTGAAGACACGCAGTTTGTCGATGGCTACAAGACTCTGGGCTTCCATGAGACCGTCTATGGTGAGTTCCTGGCCCGGTTGCAGGAGAACCCAAGGCTGGTGGCATCCTGCCTCGTGGCAGGGGAAAGGCTGAACCAGGAGCACACTCAGGGGGTCATCCACACTGTCTTCACCTCACTTTATGGCAACTGCATCATGCAGGAGGACGAGAGCTACTTGTTACAG GTGTTGCGCTACCTAGTAGAGTTTGAGCTAAAAGAGAGCGACAACCCACGGCGGCTTCTGCGACGAGGCACATGTGCCTTCAGCATCCTTTTCAAGCTCTTCTCCGAGGGCCTGTACTCAGCCAAACTCTTCCTCACTGCCACCCTCCACGAACCCATCATGCAGTTGTTGGTGGAAGATGAGGACCACCTGGAGACAGACCCAGGCAAAGTGACTGAGCGCCTGACTCCAGTCCAGCAGGAGCGCTTTGGAGAGAAGGGCTCCGAGGGCTATAAGCAAAGAGTACAGGCAGCTGTTGAGACCAATGAAGCCAAGTTAGTTGCGCTGGTCAACAAGTTTATTGGTTATTTGAAGCAGAACACCTACTGCTTTCCCCATAGCCTGCGATGGATTGTGTCGCAGATGTACAAAACGTTGTCATGTGTGGAAGGTCTTGAGGTGGGAGAGGTGCGCActatgtgtaccgacctcctgCTCACGTGCTTCATCTGTCCAGCAATCGTTAACCCGGAACAATATGGAATCATCTCAGACGCCCCCATTAATGAAGTGGCTCGCTTTAATTTAATGCAG gttggTCAGCTTTTGCAGCAGTTGGCAATGGCCGAAGACGATGCAGACCCTAGACGAAAAAGCTGCTTGTCCAAATTTGATAAA AGTTGCGTCGCAGCTTTTCTGGATGTGGTGATCGGTGGAAGAGCAGTTGAAACCCCACCTATGTCCTCGATGAACCTTCTTGAAGGTCTTAGCAGGACCGCAGTCTATGTGACGCATCACCAGCTGATCGCATTG GTGGACTTTGTGCGTAGTGTAATGGCTGGAGACCACCTACGCGAGGAGGAGCACATAGCCCTGGAAACACTGTTGGCCAACGTGCCCCAGTCACAAACGGGGAAGAGCAACAGTTTGGAACTCACTCCTTCCAACACCCCCCAGCTCTCACCTTCTAGCACTCCTGCTAATAAGAAGAACAGACTCCCCATAG CAGCAGCTGCTCGGAGCCGCAGCCGTACCAACATAGCCCAGGAGGGGGAGGCAGAGAATAGCGCCCAGGACTCGCTGCAGGAGCTGATGCCAGAAGAGGTGCTGGTGATCTCGttaggaaatggtcctcagaccATCCCTGGAATGATGTCAGAGAATGAG GTTTTGAACTCGCAGATGGCCGACGCCGCCCAAGGTGACGGCCACGCGGACGACACGAAGCTGCATGGGAAACCGGACAAAACGCTGCGCTTCTCACTCTGTAGTGACAACTTGGAAGGCATTTCTGAGG GTCCGTCGAATCGTTCTAATTCAGTATCGTCTCTTGACCTGGAGGGCGAGTCCGTTTCCGAGCTGGGAGCAGGACCTTCGGGGAGCAACGGAGTGGAGGCTCTCCAGCTTTTGGAGCACGAACAAG CCACCACTCAGGACAACTTGGATGACAAACTGCGCAAGTTCGAGATCCGAGATATGATGGGCTTGACAGAGGATCGGGACATCTCGGAGACGGTCAGTGAGACCTGGAGCACCGACGTGCTCGGCAGTGACTTTGACCCCAACGTGGATGAAGATAGGTTGCAGGAGATTGCAG GGGCAGCTGCGGAGAACATGCTCGGCAGCCTGCTGTGCCTCCCGGGATCAGGCTCAGTGCTGCTGGACCCCTACGGCTCCACAATCTCAGAGACCACAAGCGAGGCGTGGAGCGTGGAGGTCCTGCCAAGTGATTCAG AAGCCCCAGATTCGAAACAGGAGGAGCGGCTACAGGAGCTGGAGAGCTGCTCAGGGGTTGGCAGCACCTCGGACGACACTGAAGTCCGTGAGGTCAGCTCGAGACCGAGCACTCCTGGCCTCAGCGTCGTCTCAG GTATCAGTGCAACCTCAGAAGACATCCCCAACAAGATAGAGGATCTGCGCTCAGAGTGCAGCTCAGACTTTGGAGGGAAGGACTCTGTAACCAGTCCAGATGGGGAGGAGTCAGGCCATG GAGCGCACCCACTGACTTCACCAGCCTCACAAACTGATTCCTTATTGGTCATGTTTGATCCCCTCTCCTGTGGTGAAG GTTCCACCACTGGGACAATAGTGAGGCCCAAAGTGCACTATGCCAGGCCTGCTCACCCACCCCCGGATCCCCCCATCCCTGAAGCCAGCGCCTTGGGGCAGGATACGCGCTACCCTCCCAGCATTCCCCTCAGCCTGGCTCAGGCCGAGTATGAGCTCAACAAGCAGCGCCACTCCTTCCCTGATCGACTGGTCCGTAGTCGCAGCTCTGACGTCGTGTGCCCGGGCCGTCGACCCACGAGCGACCCTGGGCTGAATCGCCGTGTGGCGGTTGAGGAGCGTGACCCTGCCGGAGCCTTCGCTTTGGGGCCATCCTCGTCGCCCAGCAAGGACTCCTTGAAAGGAGAG GCTGAGGACAGAAAAGACAGCGATGATGAGAAGTCCGACCGTAACAGGCCATGGTGGAAGAAGCGTTTCGTTTCGGCCATTCCAAAAG CTCCTATAGCTGCATTTAGGAAACGAGACAAGCATGAGAAAGATGATATTGCACCGGAGCGAATCCCACAAG atgaccCTTTGCCCAGACCAAGCTCCCAAGTCCAGGTAGCTGAAGACATCCTGGACAAGTACCGAAACATAAAAAGAACCAGCCCGAGTGATGGCGCCACAGCAGGAGCACCTTTTGAGGGCGCTGGAG ATATGTGTATTGAGGAAAGTGTTCACGGCTCTCCAAGAGAAGATACTCTGCAGAACATTTCTACCGACGACCTCCCAGATTCAGCCAGCCAGACGGCCCAGCAGCATGGCTCAAAGTTTTCTTTCAG TGATGCCAAGAAAAAGTTGCGGTTGGCTTTGTGCTCTGCAGACTCAGTGGCTCTGCCTATCCTGACGTCTGTAACCACTAGAAATGGTTTGCCTGACCACATGGACCCAgaag ACAATGAGATCGTGTGCTTCCTGAAGGTCCAGTTAGCAGAGGCCATTAACCTCCAGGACAAGAACCAGATGGCCCAGATCCAGGAGACTACACGTTGCGTCAGCCGTTTTGACCCTCGCACCTGCAGGAAGCTGCTTGCTGCCATCGCGGAGGATTACAG AAAACGGGCTCCTTACATTGCCTATTTAACGAGGTGCCGCCAGGGCCTGCAGACCTCTCAGGCCCATCTGGATCGGCTCCTCCAGAGAGTTCTGAGGGACAAAGAGGTAGCCAACCGCTATTTCACCACAGTCTGTGTTCGCCTCCTTCTTGAGCATATGGAGTCCAGGATGCTCGACTTCATCAAGG CATTCCAAGTGTGCACAGCAGCAGATGACAAGACTGCAGCGGTGGAGGATTTTCTGCGCTACTTGTACGGCGCCATGGCCCGTGATGCCATTTGGCAGTATGCGAGCGAGGACCAGCTGCAGGACGCCCAGATGGCCATCGAGCGCAGCGTTATGAACCGCATCTTCAAGCTGGCCTTTTACCCCAACCAGGATGGAGACATTCTCAGAGATCA GCTTTTCCATGAACATATCCAGCGGTTGTCCAAAGTAGTGACTGCGAATCATAAAGCACTTCAAATCCCAGAG GTCTACTTGAAGGAAGCTCCCTGGCCGTCTGCACAGTCCGAGATCAAGACCATCAATGCCTACAAAACACCCAGAGATAAAGTCCAGTGTATACTGCGCATGTGTTCCACCATCATGAACCTCCTCAGCCTGGCTAATGAAGACTCTGTCCCTGGAGCGGATGACTTTGTACCCGTTCTCGTCTTTGTGCTCATCAGG GCGAATCCGCCTTGCCTGCTGTCTACCGTTCAGTACATCAATAATTTCTACGCCAGCCGGCTGAGTGGGGAGGAGTGCTATTGGTGGATGCAGTTCACCGCGGCGGTGGAATTCATTAAGACCATCGACGATCGCAAGTGA